Within Deltaproteobacteria bacterium, the genomic segment GAGCACCGAAAGGAACGGGGCGTGGCGAGCGAAGGTTTCCAGGGTCTCAGGACCCAGGAAGCGGATCAGGGGCCGGATCGGCAGAGGGCTCGAGGTCGGGCGGCTGTCCAGGACGTAGGTTCGGCGACTGCGGCTGTCGGGCCAGAGGAGCCCTGACAGAACCTTGAGCAGGGTGGTCTTGCCCGCGCCGTTGGGGCCGATGACGGCCCAGTGCCCCTGGGAGCCCAGATCCCAGTCGAGACCGGCGATCAGAGGGCGGTTTTTGCGACGAACAGTAATGTTCTCGAGGAGGATGCGCAGGGTCGGATTCATGGGTCTGGAATGTCGCATGGCGGACCGACTGGAATGAAGACGGCATACTTCCGGCCGCAAAGGGGCAATGCTCCGGCTTGACGTCTGCGGTTCGGATCTCCACAAT encodes:
- a CDS encoding ATP-binding cassette domain-containing protein, which codes for MRHSRPMNPTLRILLENITVRRKNRPLIAGLDWDLGSQGHWAVIGPNGAGKTTLLKVLSGLLWPDSRSRRTYVLDSRPTSSPLPIRPLIRFLGPETLETFARHAPFLSVL